From Penicillium digitatum chromosome 5, complete sequence, one genomic window encodes:
- a CDS encoding SNF7 family protein — translation MGNSNSSQKISAQDRAILDLKNQRDRLHQYQRRITVLTDRETEIAKECLARNDRRRALLALRRKKYQQSLLEKTDGQLAQLEQLTGQVEFALVQKDVLFGLQQGTKVLQTINKEMGGIEGVERLMGETEEARAYQEEVSQMLAGHLTNQDEDEVEDELEALQRELAGPEILPDDVVFPSPPTAEMPVEESVPELTQGTKAKAETRTALPAQ, via the exons ATGGGAAACTCGAATAGTTCGCAGAAGATCTCTGCCCAGGATCG GGCAATTCTTGATCTCAAAAACCAACGCGATAGACTGCACCAATACCAGCGACGAATAACCGTCCTAACAGACCGCGAAACGGAAATCGCCAAGGAATGTCTCGCGCGCAATGATCGGCGGCGAGCACTACTTGCCCTCCGACGCAAGAAATATCAACAGTCACTCCTTGAGAAGACAGATGGACAACTTGCGCAGCTGGAGCAGTTGACTGGGCAGGTGGAGTTTGCGCTTGTGCAGAAGGACGTGCTGTTTGGATTACAGCAGGGCACAAAGGTGCTGCAGACCATCAATAAGGAGATGGGGGGTATTGAGGGTGTTGAGAGATTGATGGGGGAGACCGAAGAGGCAAGAGCTTATCAAGAG GAGGTGAGTCAGATGCTGGCTGGTCATTTGACGAATcaagacgaggatgaggttGAGGATGAGCTGGAGGCTTTGCAGCGTGAACTTGCTGGTCCTGAAATCCTGCCTGATGATGTCGTATTTCCAAGCCCGCCTACTGCTGAAATGCCGGTTGAAGAGTCGGTGCCGGAGTTGACTCAAGGAACCAAGGCTAAGGCTGAGACTCGGACGGCTTTGCCTGCTCAGTAG
- a CDS encoding Metallo-dependent phosphatase-like protein encodes MSWKPRKLSKDTKFILIRPREPSAWQKFRDEPCLFLARKLDAWRPANIPQLPENPITVVCISNTYHERPKIPPGDILIHAGDLAAEGSFVDLQDTLDWLKAQPHHTKIVVAGRGDKYLDKMKKGSRRWRHGHRQRANWGDIIYLEHQQIIVKAPSGRQLQVCGSPYSPKTTPAAGFQYLRSDNFWTGIPTNLDILITHTPPYTHLDSCRGCLHLLNQIWRCPPRLHIFGCSREHHGTELLYYDALQSAMERIEAAGGGFFNLLNVVKGFARSFFCRDAKARTVLVNACTNGGLWDPERPPITVVI; translated from the coding sequence ATGTCTTGGAAACCAAGGAAGCTGAGCAAAGACACGAAATTTATCCTCATACGACCGAGAGAGCCATCGGCCTGGCAAAAGTTCCGAGATGAACCGTGTCTCTTCCTCGCCCGCAAGCTCGATGCCTGGCGACCAGCCAACATCCCCCAACTGCCTGAGAACCCAATAACCGTAGTTTGCATCTCAAACACCTACCATGAGCGTCCAAAGATACCGCCAGGCGACATACTGATCCATGCCGGCGATTTGGCTGCTGAGGGGTCATTTGTCGACCTCCAAGACACACTGGACTGGCTCAAAGCCCAGCCTCACCACACTAAAATTGTGGTGGCGGGTCGAGGGGATAAATATCTTGACAAGATGAAGAAGGGAAGTCGTCGCTGGAGACATGGACATCGTCAGAGAGCGAACTGGGGGGACATCATCTATCTGGAGCACCAGCAGATCATCGTAAAAGCTCCAAGTGGACGCCAACTACAGGTCTGTGGAAGTCCATACTCACCAAAGACTACTCCTGCTGCGGGCTTTCAATACCTTCGCTCTGATAATTTCTGGACTGGAATCCCCACCAATCTCGATATTCTCATCACTCACACCCCACCATACACGCATCTTGACTCGTGCCGAGGCTGCTTGCATTTGTTAAATCagatatggagatgtccTCCTCGACTGCATATTTTCGGGTGCTCTCGTGAGCATCATGGAACTGAACTTCTGTACTATGATGCTCTTCAGAGCGCTATGGAGCGCATTGAGGCTGCGGGTGGGGGTTTCTTCAACCTTCTTAACGTAGTCAAAGGGTTTGCGAGGTCCTTTTTTTGCCGCGATGCCAAAGCCAGGACCGTGCTTGTGAATGCATGCACTAACGGGGGGTTGTGGGATCCTGAGCGCCCACCGATCACGGTTGTTATATGA
- a CDS encoding Ubiquitin system component Cue, producing MSEDYTMNTSSKPLAAFNPPNSPRPESPTTARPMDFDDEPQESGIITSSPVATQPAAAEVAPPKPPRPLNPREQSETTLREAFPSIEPGVIKAVLTASNWNVERAFNALLGMTDPKAQEEMTPPPKPPRPTQQSTASQRQLEADEMYARQLSEHYNATSRRAPPPGWESDPRYQRPRGSEDSDEREREYSFFDDDLPLIRENLRKGFLETQSKVNSWVTNLKKRIDGDDLDEEPTLNHRETSAHARPRRSGEMGRRSGDRERYDADPLVFTDDFSALELRDGDAPPARPRPGQSSFKPSMSPSPDRRKVSFQDGPPTEIDSIYDASTPSKRLGSTGSKASKWQPLSAVEPSPVAENDPFSLGDSDDEKEIKETKTNDQTTGSQGDQLKHATVESVSDAVGSSKNQETKGVSKPDESK from the exons ATGTCAGAGGATTATACGATG AATACTTCTAGCAAGCCCTTGGCTGCCTTTAATCCCCCTAACAGCCCCCGACCCGAGTCGCCGACTACCGCGCGCCCGATGGACTTTGACGACGAGCCCCAGGAGAGCGGAATTATAACATCCTCCCCTGTCGCTACCCAGCCAGCTGCCGCCGAGGTGGCCCCGCCAAAGCCGCCCCGACCCCTGAACCCAAGAGAACAGTCGGAAACCACCCTTAGGGAGGCATTCCCAAGCATCGAGCCTGGTGTAATCAAAGCGGTCTTGACCGCAAGCAATTGGAATGTCGAGCGGGCATTCAATGCCCTCTTAG GTATGACTGACCCCAAGGCTCAAGAAGAAATGACACCACCGCCAAAGCCGCCGCGCCCAACCCAACAGAGCACTGCTTCACAGCGACAACTGGAAGCCGATGAAATGTATGCACGTCAATTATCCGAGCACTACAATGCGACAAGCCGTCGCGCACCGCCCCCGGGCTGGGAGAGTGACCCCCGATACCAGCGACCTAGAGGAAGCGAGGATTCTgatgagagagagagagaatacagcttctttgatg ACGATCTACCCTTGATCCGTGAAAACCTCCGTAAGGGCTTCCTGGAGACACAGAGTAAGGTTAACTCGTGGGTAACGAACCTGAAGAAGAGGATTGATGGAGATGATTTGGACGAGGAACCCACCCTGAATCATAGAGAGACTTCCGCTCATGCCCGGCCCCGACGTAGTGGTGAAATGGGCCGTCGCAGTGGAGATCGTGAGCGCTACGACGCAGATCCGCTAGTTTTCACCGATGATTTCTCTGCTCTCGAGTTGAGGGATGGTGATG CTCCTCCGGCTCGCCCTCGTCCGGGCCAATCCAGCTTTAAACCCTCCATGTCTCCTTCGCCAGACAGGCGCAAGGTGTCTTTCCAGGATGGACCACCTACCGAGATAGACAGTATTTACGATGCCTCCACTCCATCCAAGCGTCTCGGCTCAACGGGCAGCAAGGCGAGCAAATGGCAGCCATTGTCCGCTGTCGAGCCTTCGCCCGTCGCGGAGAACGACCCCTTCAGCCTGGGCGATAgcgatgatgagaaggaaaTTAAGGAGACTAAGACTAACGATCAAACCACTGGCTCGCAAGGCGATCAACTCAAGCACGCTACTGTCGAGTCAGTGTCCGACGCAGTGGGCTCCTCTAAGAACCAGGAGACCAAGGGCGTGAGTAAGCCCGACGAGTCCAAATAA
- a CDS encoding Galactose-binding domain-like, with protein MSGHHHDHDGHCHGEDHDHTNDITPAIQSLLYSQINFDRITTLNETIPNSGASIVQKAWAERLNDKPEVESDADEQLLMTIPFNGQVNVHCLLLYTAPTNSAPKTVKLFKNRDDLDFSTASELHPTQIIEVPQPVPGADVFELPLNRAHWNATTSVTLFFEDNWSDGEEDVTKVGYVGFKGQFMKLTREPINFLYEAAANPQDHVSIPGVSGVGGTIMPGK; from the exons ATGTCAGGGCACCATCATGATCACGATGGCCACTGCCATGGCGAAGATCACGACCATACCAACGACATCACTCCAGCCATCCAATCCCTCCTCTACTCCCAGATCAATTTCGATCGGATCACAACTCTGAATG AGACAATTCCAAACTCTGGCGCATCCATCGTCCAAAAGGCCTGGGCCGAGCGACTAAACGACAAGCCCGAGGTCGAGAGCGATGCTGACGAACAGCTGCTTATGACCATCCC CTTCAACGGGCAAGTCAACGTCCACTGCCTCCTCCTGTACACAGCTCCCACAAACTCCGCTCCAAAAACAGTAAAGCTGTTCAAGAATCGCGATGATTTGGATTTCTCAACCGCGTCGGAGTTGCACCCGACTCAAATTATCGAGGTCCCGCAGCCTGTACCCGGCGCCGATGTCTTTGAATTGCCACTGAACCGTGCCCATTGGAACGCGACTACCTCCGTTACACTTTTCTTTGAGGATAACTGGAGTGATGGTGAGGAGGATGTTACGAAGGTTGGGTATGTAGGCTTCAAGGGGCAGTTTATGAAGTTGACCCGGGAACCGATTAATTTCCTCTACGAGGCTGCGGCAAACCCTCAGGATCATGTCTCTATTCCCGGTGTAAGTGGTGTGGGTGGCACGATTATGCCTGGCAAGTAG
- a CDS encoding Mitotic-spindle organizing protein 1 — MPPKSQDQADDKRQAAREVIDILQEISDLLNTNLDRTELSLCVSLIENGVNPDALATVIKDLRKETGSSKRVGNAPTVE, encoded by the exons ATGCCCCCCAAATCTCAAGACCAGGCTGATGATAAGCGCCAAGCTGCCAGAGAAGTTATTGATATTCTTCAGGAGATTTCCGACCTGCTG AATACCAACCTAGACCGGACAGAGCTGTCGCTCTGTGTCtctctcattgaaaatgggGTCAACCCCGATGCTTTGGCG ACTGTCATCAAGGATCTGCGCAAGGAGACTGGTTCTTCAAAGCGCGTGGGTAATGCCCCCACCGTCGAGTAA
- a CDS encoding Acetyltransferase, GNAT family, which yields MRGMPGLIILDIHSLKRNEALEILAQISRVEKKTFPTNEAFPFGEDLWRKKPNTRVLYAIRAKGSQSDLIAYAVYVRQKGVALLHKVCVTEPNRRQGVGQELLSYIQQRLRKEGCQYIQLWVDQAREPARALYLRIGFEEREVIPDYYAPGRTGIKMVLDLEA from the coding sequence ATGAGAGGAATGCCCGGCCTCATCATCTTGGACATTCATTCCTTGAAGAGAAACGAGGCACTGGAAATTCTTGCACAGATTTCACGCGTCGAGAAAAAAACCTTCCCCACCAATGAGGCGTTCCCATTCGGCGAAGACCTATGGCGAAAAAAGCCCAACACGCGAGTTCTGTACGCGATTCGAGCCAAGGGATCGCAGTCTGATCTGATTGCCTATGCGGTCTATGTCCGACAGAAGGGCGTTGCACTCTTGCACAAAGTCTGTGTGACAGAGCCTAACCGCCGTCAAGGTGTTGGTCAGGAGTTGTTGTCCTACATTCAACAGCGCCTACGAAAGGAGGGTTGCCAGTATATTCAACTCTGGGTGGACCAGGCCAGGGAGCCTGCACGCGCCTTGTATCTGCGCATTGGATTCGAGGAGCGTGAGGTTATCCCTGATTACTATGCCCCTGGACGAACAGGCATCAAAATGGTCCTAGACTTAGAAGCGTGA
- a CDS encoding ATP dependent RNA helicase, putative, which translates to MASEQELSTSFIPALYKPAALLPIARHKKNLLYLVEKYPVTIVVGQTGSGKTTQLPQYLDQGGWCEGGKTIAVTQPRRVAATTVATRVAEEMRCKVGEEVGYSIRFEDLTSPATRIKFLTDGMLLREALVDPLLSRYSVIMVDEAHERSLSTDVLLGTLKKIRKKRSELRIIVSSATLQAEDFLRFFAGEEYQPEAEPADLGGSVGRIISLEGRMYPVDMLFLESPAEDYIERAVKTVFDIHNQEPEGDVLLFLTGREEIDSAIQLISERAATLHPKAPSLLPLPLYAGLTTEQQMYVFEPTPENARKVIVSTNIAEASVTIDGIVYVIDSGFAKLRAYNPNTGIDTLTAVPISKASATQRAGRAGRTKPGKCFRLYTQQAFEQMPEATVPEIQRSNLAPVIMQLKALGIDNIVRFDFLTPPPAELVIRALELLSSLGAVDNYAKLTKPLGVRMAEIALDPMMAKVLLAAPSFNCLSEILTIAAMLNLQGTVWVQHAGDKRSAESHRRKFAVEEGDHLTYLNVYQAFVTKGKKDPKWCRDNLLNYRALVRAVSIRGQLKRYLERFGIQVEETLSSRHGAADLSNQPEQIRRCLTTGYFAHAAKMQPDGTFKTVSGGLTLHAHPTSLMFNRKADWVIFHEIMQTGEKTYVRDVTKIEKSYLLEEDENIQQYPGV; encoded by the exons ATGGCTTCAGAACAGGAGCTCTCAACCTCTTTCATCCCAGCATTGTACAAACCGGCTGCTTTGCTGCCTATCGCACGTCATAAGAAGAATCTGCTCTATCTGGTTGAAAAATATCCCGTCACTATTGTGGTGGGTCAAACAGGTAGTGGGAAAACAACTCAGCTTCCGCAGTATCTAGACCAGGGAGGATGGTGCGAGGGTGGGAAGACCATTGCTGTTACACAG CCTCGACGGGTGGCTGCAACAACGGTTGCAACGCGAGTAGCCGAAGAGATGCGATGCAAAGTGGGTGAAGAAGTGGGCTATTCCATCCGATTCGAAGATTTGACATCTCCAGCAACAAGAATCAAATTCCTGACAGATGGAATGCTGCTCAGAGAAGCCCTGGTTGATCCTCTGCTTTCGCGGTATTCCGTGATCATGGTTGATGAGGCACATGAAAGGTCTCTCAGTACCGATGTGCTCCTTGGgactttgaagaagatccgcAAGAAGCGCTCTGAACTTCGCATTATTGTTAGTAGTGCAACCCTCCAAGCAGAGGACTTTCTTCGTTTCTTCGCCGGTGAGGAGTACCAGCCTGAGGCAGAGCCGGCGGATTTGGGTGGAAGTGTTGGTCGGATCATCAGTCTGGAAGGTCGAATGTATCCAGTCGATATGCTGTTCCTGGAGTCTCCTGCAGAAGATTACATAGAGCGAGCAGTCAAGACCGTATTTGATATCCATAACCAAGAACCAGAAGGCGACGTACTTCTCTTCTTGACTGGCCGGGAAGAGATCGACTCTGCGATCCAGTTGATATCCGAAAGAGCAGCAACTCTCCATCCAAAGGCGCCCTCTCTGCTTCCGCTGCCACTTTACGCTGGACTCACCACGGAACAGCAAATGTATGTCTTCGAGCCGACTCCAGAAAACGCCCGAAAAGTTATTGTCTCGACCAACATTGCCGAGGCTTCGGTCACCATTGACGGGATTGTATATGTGATTGATTCTGGCTTCGCCAAGCTTAGAGCATACAACCCCAATACTGGCATCGATACATTGACTGCAGTGCCAATATCAAAGGCATCCGCCACCCAGCGAGCTGGCCGTGCTGGAAGAACAAAGCCAGGTAAATGTTTCCGGCTGTACACGCAACAAGCATTCGAGCAGATGCCGGAAGCAACCGTACCTGAAATCCAGCGTTCAAATCTCGCACCGGTAATTATGCAGCTTAAAGCACTGGGAATCGACAACATTGTCCGATTCGACTTCTTAACACCTCCGCCGGCAGAACTTGTTATTCGCGCACTTGAGCTCCTGTCATCTCTCGGTGCGGTGGATAACTATGCCAAACTCACAAAACCGCTTGGAGTGCGGATGGCGGAAATTGCTCTGGATCCTATGATGGCCAAAGTTCTTCTCGCCGCACCATCTTTCAATTGTTTGAGTGAAATTCTCACAATTGCAGCCATGTTAAACCTCCAAGGGACAGTGTGGGTTCAGCATGCCGGGGACAAAAGATCTGCCGAGAGCCACCGGCGAAAGTTCGCCGTTGAAGAGGGAGATCATTTAACGTACCTGAACGTGTATCAAGCTTTTGTCACcaaggggaagaaagacCCAAAATGGTGCCGCGATAATCTCTTGAATTACCGGGCACTGGTACGAGCAGTGAGCATCCGAGGTCAGTTAAAACGGTACCTAGAACGCTTTGGCATTCAAGTCGAGGAGACACTTTCATCCCGTCATGGTGCAGCCGATTTAAGCAACCAGCCGGAGCAGATTCGGCGGTGTCTCACAACGGGCTATTTTGCTCACGCGGCGAAGATGCAGCCGGATGGAACTTTCAAGACAGTCAGTGGTGGTCTGACTCTTCATGCTCACCCCACCTCGTTGATGTTT AATCGAAAAGCCGACTGGGTCATCTTCCATGAGATCATGCAAACGGGCGAAAAAACATATGTCCGAGATGTCACCAAGATCGAGAAGAGCTATCTGCTGGA AGAGGATGAAAATATCCAACAATACCCAGGCGTTTAA